One window of the Torulaspora delbrueckii CBS 1146 chromosome 6, complete genome genome contains the following:
- the VAS1 gene encoding valine--tRNA ligase (similar to Saccharomyces cerevisiae VAS1 (YGR094W); ancestral locus Anc_3.433), protein MHRLLYLRSPLTVASLSLPLRKSWKFIPQRQIPGFGVLPVQQYRHFTMSDLDNLPPVDPKTGEVIINPLKEDGTEKTPKEIEKEKKKAEKLLKFAAKQAKKKEAASSDSGASEKKEKKKSKKKEAEPIPEFVDKTVPGEKKVLVSLDDPALKAYNPANVESSWYDWWVKSGFFEPEFTQDGKIKPEGLFCIPAPPPNVTGALHIGHALTISIQDSLIRYNRMKGKTVLFLPGFDHAGIATQSVVEKQIWAKEKKTRHDYGREAFVNKVWDWKTEYHNRIKGQIQNLGASYDWTREAFTLDPQLSKAVVKAFVRLHDDGTIYRAQRLVNWSVKLNTAISNLEVDNKDVKGRTLLSVPNYDEKVEFGVLTSLAYPVADSETGEKLIIATTRPETIFGDTAIAVHPEDPRYKHLHGKFAQHPFLPRKVPIVCDSEAVDMEFGTGAVKITPAHDQNDYNTGKRHNLEFINILTDDGLLNENCGPEWQGMKRFDARKRVIEELKAKDLYIGQEDNEMTIPTCSRSGDIIEPLLKPQWWVSQGDMAKEAIKAVRNGDITITPKSSEAEYFHWLENIQDWCISRQLWWGHRCPVYFVHIEGQEDDKNDDKFWVAGRNLEEAQEKANAKFPNQKFTLEQDEDVLDTWFSSGLWPFSTLGWPEKTKDLENFYPFSMLETGWDILFFWVSRMILLGLKLTGSIPFKEVFCHSLVRDAQGRKMSKSLGNVVDPLDVIRGIKLDDLHAKLLLGNLDPREIEKAKAGQKESYPNGIPQCGTDAMRFALCAYTTGGRDINLDILRVEGYRKFCNKIYQATKFVMMKLGDGYQPPAKEGLSGNESLVEKWILHKLTTSAKTVNGALEKRDFLNSTSAIYEFWYLVCDIYIENSKYLIQEGTDVEKKSAKDTLYLLLDNALRLIHPFMPFVSEEMWQRLPKRSSETAPTIVKASYPIYNEAYDNEKAATAYDLVLDITKEARSLLAEYNILKSGQVFVETNHEESFGTAESQKDSIVSMIKAIDNVNVVHQVSEIPEGCVLKAVNPEVNVHVLVKGHVDIDAEITKVEKKLEKATKTKQGLESTISSKDYESKANEQAKEANKSRLDNTVAEIEGLEATIENLKRLKL, encoded by the coding sequence ATGCATAGGTTGCTGTACCTGCGATCACCTCTAACTGTAGCGTCATTGTCGTTACCACTCAGGAAAAGTTGGAAATTTATTCCCCAGAGACAGATACCGGGTTTTGGAGTACTGCCTGTTCAGCAATATAGACATTTCACTATGAGTGACCTTGATAATTTACCTCCAGTTGACCCAAAGACTGGTgaagtcatcatcaatcCGTTGAAGGAAGATGGGACTGAAAAGACTCCAAAGGAGATcgagaaggagaagaagaaggctgagAAGCTGTTAAAATTTGCCGCTAAGcaggccaagaagaaagaagcagcTAGCAGTGACTCCGGTGCTtctgagaagaaagagaagaagaagagcaagaagaaggaagctGAACCAATTCCAGAGTTTGTGGACAAGACTGTTCCAGGggagaagaaagttttAGTTTCATTGGATGATcctgctttgaaagcttaCAATCCTGCCAATGTCGAAAGTTCGTGGTATGATTGGTGGGTTAAATCTGGATTTTTCGAGCCAGAGTTCACCCAGGATGGCAAGATTAAGCCAGAAGGTCTATTCTGTATTCCTgcaccaccaccaaatgTTACTGGTGCCTTACATATCGGACATGCTTTGACTATATCCATTCAGGACTCTTTGATTAGATACAACAGAATGAAAGGTAAGACTGTTTTATTCTTGCCTGGATTCGATCATGCAGGTATTGCTACTCAATCTGTGGTCGAGAAGCAAATTTGGGccaaggagaagaaaaccaGACATGATTATGGTAGAGAAGCGTTTGTCAATAAGGTGTGGGACTGGAAAACTGAGTACCATAACAGGATTAAGGGCCAAATTCAAAACTTGGGTGCTTCTTACGACTGGACCCGTGAAGCTTTCACCCTGGACCCTCAATTGTCTAAGGCTGTTGTCAAAGCATTTGTCAGATTGCATGATGATGGTACCATTTACCGTGCCCAAAGATTGGTGAACTGGTCTGTCAAGCTGAATACTGCTATCTCTAATTTGGAAGTTGACAACAAGGATGTCAAGGGCAGAACTTTATTGAGTGTTCCAAACTATGACGAGAAAGTCGAATTTGGTGTCTTGACCTCTTTGGCCTACCCAGTCGCCGATTCAGAGACTGGTGAGAAATTGATCATTGCTACCACTAGACCAGAAACCATCTTTGGTGACACTGCGATTGCAGTGCACCCAGAAGATCCTCGTTACAAGCATTTGCACGGCAAGTTCGCTCAGCATCCATTCCTACCAAGAAAAGTTCCTATCGTGTGCGACTCCGAAGCCGTCGACATGGAATTTGGTACTGGTGCTGTCAAGATTACTCCTGCTCATGATCAAAACGATTACAACACTGGTAAACGTCACAACTTGGAgttcatcaacattttgACTGATGATGGTCTTCTAAATGAAAATTGTGGTCCCGAATGGCAAGGTATGAAGAGATTCGATGCTAGAAAAAGAgtcattgaagaattgaaggcCAAGGATTTGTACATCGGTCAGGAAGACAACGAAATGACTATTCcaacttgttcaagatCTGGTGATATTATCGAACCTTTATTGAAACCTCAATGGTGGGTCTCTCAAGGCGACATGGCAAAGGAAGCCATCAAGGCTGTTAGAAATGGTGACATCACAATTACTCCAAAATCATCTGAGGCAGAGTACTTCCACTGGCTGGAAAACATCCAGGATTGGTGTATTTCCAGACAATTGTGGTGGGGTCATCGTTGTCCAGTGTACTTTGTTCATATTGAAGGTCAAGAAGACGacaagaatgatgataagTTCTGGGTTGCCGGTAGaaacttggaagaagctCAGGAAAAAGCTAATGCCAAATTTCCTAACCAGAAGTTTActcttgaacaagatgaagatgtctTGGATACCTGGTTCTCATCTGGTTTATGGCCTTTCTCTACTCTAGGCTGGCCTGAAAAGACCAAGGACTTGGAAAACTTTTACCCATTCTCCATGTTGGAGACCGGTTGGGATATTCTATTTTTCTGGGTTAGCAGAATGATTTTATTGGGCTTGAAGTTAACTGGCTCAATCCCATTCAAGGAGGTTTTCTGTCACTCTTTGGTACGTGATGCTCAAGGTCGTAAGATGTCTAAATCCTTGGGTAACGTTGTGGATCCATTAGACGTTATCAGAGGTATTAAGTTGGATGACCTGCACGCTAAATTGCTGTTGGGTAACTTGGATCCAAGGGAAATTGAAAAGGCCAAGGCAGGTCAAAAAGAGTCCTATCCTAACGGTATTCCTCAGTGTGGTACTGATGCTATGAGATTTGCTCTATGTGCCTACACAACCGGTGGTCGTGACATTAACTTGGATATCCTGCGTGTTGAAGGTTACAGAAAGTTCTGTAACAAGATCTACCAGGCGACCAAGTTTGTCATGATGAAACTCGGCGACGGTTACCAACCGCCAGCTAAGGAAGGGTTATCTGGTAACGAGTCTTTGGTCGAGAAGTGGATTTTGCACAAATTGACCACTAGCGCCAAGACTGTGAATGGTGCCCTAGAGAAGCgtgatttcttgaactcgACTAGTGCTATTTATGAGTTCTGGTATTTGGTTTGTGATATTTACATTGAGAACTCCAAGTATCTGATCCAAGAAGGTACGGACGTTGAAAAGAAGTCTGCCAAAGACACTTTGTATTTGTTGTTGGACAACGCTCTAAGATTGATTCACCCATTTATGCCATTTGTCTCTGAAGAAATGTGGCAACGTTTGCCAAAACGTTCCAGCGAGACTGCTCCAACTATCGTCAAGGCATCTTACCCAATTTACAATGAAGCCTACGATAACGAAAAGGCTGCTACCGCTTACGATCTAGTCTTGGATATTACCAAGGAGGCCCGTTCGTTACTAGCCGAGTACAACATCTTAAAGAGCGGTCAAGTGTTTGTTGAGACCAACCACGAAGAATCATTCGGAACCGCCGAATCCCAAAAGGATTCGATTGTTTCGATGATCAAGGCTATCGACAATGTCAACGTTGTGCACCAGGTGTCTGAAATTCCAGAAGGCTGTGTTCTTAAGGCTGTGAACCCTGAAGTCAACGTTCATGTGTTAGTCAAGGGACACGTTGATATTGACGCTGAGATTACCAAGGTCGAGAAAAAATTGGAGAAGGCCACCAAGACGAAGCAAGGTCTGGAGAGCACCATCAGCAGTAAGGATTACGAATCCAAGGCCAATGAGCAGGCCAAGGAGGCTAACAAGAGCAGACTGGACAACACCGTTGCCGAGATCGAAGGTCTTGAAGCTactattgaaaatttgaaacGTTTGAAATTATAA
- the RRP46 gene encoding exosome non-catalytic core subunit RRP46 (similar to Saccharomyces cerevisiae RRP46 (YGR095C); ancestral locus Anc_3.434), giving the protein MTTIKVSTGVLTNVDGSSQFECRDTKVLCAVTGPVEPKARQELPTRLALEVVVRPAKGVPNTREKLMEDRLRAVLTPLIVCSKYPRQLCQITCQILEAGEDEGEFSQKELSCCINAAFLALIDAQLALHSFSSSVSLAVLKESGELVLNPTGDLLKVSLSAHTLALELTDGSKKVANVLLLDSNGDFTDAQLLKVLQVGEQGCLEQAQFMRNFLAAKITDEIVRTKVNDNGN; this is encoded by the coding sequence atgaCAACTATAAAAGTATCTACTGGAGTTCTTACTAACGTCGATGGATCCTCGCAGTTTGAGTGTCGTGATACCAAGGTCCTCTGCGCCGTAACAGGACCAGTTGAGCCCAAAGCTAGGCAAGAACTGCCCACTAGGTTGGCACTTGAAGTGGTTGTTAGACCCGCCAAGGGAGTGCCTAATACTAGGGAAAAGCTGATGGAAGATCGTCTGAGAGCAGTGCTGACACCATTGATCGTTTGCAGCAAGTACCCGCGCCAATTGTGCCAAATAACATgtcaaatccttgaagCTGGGGAAGATGAAGGCGAGTTTTCACAAAAGGAGTTGAGTTGTTGTATCAATGCGGCCTTCTTGGCACTCATTGATGCCCAGCTTGCTTTACAtagtttttcttcaagcgTATCGCTGGCTGTGTTGAAGGAATCAGGCGAATTAGTGCTGAATCCTACTGGCGATCTGTTAAAAGTGTCGCTATCAGCACACACACTTGCTTTAGAGCTCACAGATGGTAGTAAGAAAGTGGCGAATGTTTTGCTGCTCGATAGTAATGGAGACTTCACCGATGCACAACTTTTGAAGGTCTTACAAGTTGGTGAACAAGGCTGTCTAGAACAAGCACAATTCATGAGAAACTTCCTGGCTGCAAAGATAACAGATGAAATAGTACGAACAAAGGTAAATGATAATGGTAATTGA
- the TPC1 gene encoding thiamine transporter TPC1 (similar to Saccharomyces cerevisiae TPC1 (YGR096W); ancestral locus Anc_3.435) — MYRRDHLRQGEESNVTRSLIAGSVSGLLARFGTAPMDTIKIRLQITPGNASSGKALNVVKEMLHKEGIRGLWKGNVPGSLMYVVYGGVQFGTYTFYNQLLSPLAWNSQWHSFVVGALAGMSSSFVSYPFDVLRTRFVADRSRQLSTLRNTITRVFREDGPRGLFKGLTSSMVTITLATSILFSTYESIRIYCERPQRNALHRTLDTFASPIAGLISKLATFPLDTIRRRLVLSNSSDHKSFGNLYKSYHRRSVAQIGLQIIRQEGITALYRGVTMALCKSVPSTAISLWSFERSMALLGG, encoded by the coding sequence ATGTACCGACGGGACCATTTACGTCAAGGTGAGGAATCCAATGTTACTAGAAGTTTGATAGCCGGTTCTGTGTCTGGTCTCCTAGCGCGGTTTGGTACAGCCCCCATGGATACGATTAAGATTCGATTACAGATTACCCCAGGAAACGCCAGCTCAGGGAAAGCTTTGAATGTGGTGAAAGAGATGTTGCACAAAGAGGGCATACGTGGCTTATGGAAGGGCAATGTCCCCGGATCATTGATGTATGTTGTATATGGCGGAGTGCAGTTTGGTACTTATACCTTTTATAACCAGTTGTTATCACCACTAGCATGGAATAGTCAATGGCACAGTTTTGTGGTGGGGGCTCTCGCAGGAATGTCCAGCTCTTTTGTTTCATATCCATTTGACGTTTTACGGACAAGGTTTGTTGCTGACCGTTCACGACAATTGTCCACTTTACGAAATACGATAACTCGTGTGTTCCGCGAAGATGGCCCTAGAGGACTATTCAAGGGATTGACGTCTTCGATGGTCACCATAACCCTCGCTACGTCCATCCTATTTTCCACCTACGAATCGATTCGCATATACTGCGAGCGCCCACAAAGAAACGCACTACATCGTACTCTCGATACGTTTGCGAGTCCAATAGCTGGACTCATCTCTAAACTAGCGACTTTCCCACTGGACACAATACGTCGTAGGCTTGTCCTAAGCAATTCTAGCGACCATAAAAGTTTCGGAAACCTTTACAAGTCTTACCACCGCCGCAGTGTGGCTCAGATCGGGCTACAAATTATACGCCAGGAAGGTATAACCGCCCTTTATCGAGGCGTCACAATGGCATTATGTAAGAGCGTCCCCAGCACCGCCATAAGTCTCTGGAGCTTTGAACGGTCAATGGCTCTCTTGGGCGGGTAA
- the PIS1 gene encoding CDP-diacylglycerol--inositol 3-phosphatidyltransferase (similar to Saccharomyces cerevisiae PIS1 (YPR113W); ancestral locus Anc_3.436) produces MSGPVTASTVLWYIPNQIGYMRVVTLVVSLFTMRDHPVVTTLFYGVSCLLDALDGTMARKYGQVSGLGAVLDMVTDRCTTASLTCFLAVVYPQWCILFQILISLDLASHYMHMYASASGGNSSHKQVGRESSKLLHWYYTRRDVLFTICAFNEVFYIGLYLQAFARFHKLGLIIVLVCLPGYAFKQLTNVVQLKRAAMILATRDAQEANERHKSK; encoded by the coding sequence ATGAGTGGGCCAGTGACCGCCAGTACGGTGTTATGGTATATCCCTAACCAGATCGGTTATATGCGTGTTGTAACTTTGGTGGTGTCATTATTCACTATGAGAGATCATCCCGTGGTAACGACCTTGTTTTACGGAGTGTCGTGTCTTTTAGATGCTTTGGATGGTACCATGGCTAGGAAATACGGCCAAGTGAGTGGGTTGGGAGCTGTGCTAGATATGGTCACAGATAGGTGTACCACTGCAAGTCTTACATGTTTTTTAGCAGTGGTTTATCCCCAATGGTGTATTTTATTCCAAATTTTAATCTCTCTGGATCTAGCGAGCCACTATATGCATATGTATGCTAGTGCCAGTGGTGGGAATAGTTCTCACAAGCAAGTAGGGCGCGagtcttcaaaacttttgcATTGGTATTATACAAGGCGTGATGTCTTGTTCACCATATGTGCGTTTAACGAAGTTTTCTACATCGGATTGTATCTACAGGCGTTTGCCCGTTTCCACAAGTTGGGATTGATTATCGTACTGGTATGTCTGCCGGGATACGCTTTCAAGCAGCTTACAAACGTCGTACAATTGAAGCGGGCTGCTATGATCTTAGCGACAAGGGATGCACAGGAGGCCAATGAACGGCACAAGAGTAAATAA
- the TDEL0F03190 gene encoding zinc-dependent alcohol dehydrogenase, with protein sequence MTTQIPKTQKAVVFDTNGGELQYKDIPVPEPQPNELLINVKYSGVCHTDLHAWKGDWPLPTKLPLVGGHEGAGIVVAKGSMVXXGWEIGDLAGIKWLNGSCMSCEYCEKANESNCPQADLSGYTHDGSFQQYATADAVQAARVPKGTDLAEVAPILCAGITVYKALKSANLRAGEWVAISGASGGLGSLAVQYAKAMGYRVLGIDGGDEKAKLFKQLGGEYFIDFTKSKDVIAEVIKATDGGAHGVINVSVSEGAISASTRYARANGTVVLVGLPANAYCKSEVFNQVVKSVAIVGSYVGNRADTREALDFFARGLVKSPIKIVGLSTLPEIYEKMEKGQIVGRYVVDTSK encoded by the coding sequence ATGACAACTCAAATTCCAAAAACCCAAAAAGCTGTTGTTTTCGACACCAATGGTGGTGAATTGCAATACAAGGATATCCCTGTTCCCGAACCTCAACCAAATgaacttttgatcaatgtcaAGTACTCGGGTGTCTGCCACACCGATTTGCACGCCTGGAAAGGTGACTGGCCATTGCCAACTAAGTTGCCTTTAGTCGGTGGTCATGAAGGTGCAGGTATCGTTGTTGCGAAGGGGTCGATGGTTTNNNAGGGCTGGGAAATTGGTGATTTGGCCGGTATTAAGTGGTTGAATGGGTCTTGTATGTCTTGTGAATACTGTGAAAAAGCTAATGAATCCAACTGTCCACAGGCCGATTTGTCTGGGTACACTCATGATGGTTCATTCCAGCAGTATGCTACTGCAGATGCAGTTCAAGCCGCTCGTGTTCCAAAGGGAACTGACTTAGCCGAAGTTGCTCCTATCCTATGTGCTGGTATCACTGTCTACAAGGCTTTGAAGTCTGCTAATCTACGTGCTGGTGAATGGGTTGCCATCTCTGGTGCTTCCGGTGGTTTAGGTTCCCTAGCTGTTCAATACGCCAAGGCGATGGGTTACAGAGTCTTGGGTATCgatggtggtgatgaaaaGGCTAAATTGTTCAAACAATTGGGTGGTGAAtatttcatcgattttaCCAAATCCAAGGATGTCATTGCAGAAGTCATCAAGGCTACTGATGGTGGTGCTCACGGTGTCATTAACGTTTCTGTCTCGGAAGGCGCAATCTCTGCTTCAACTCGCTACGCAAGAGCCAACGGTACAGTTGTGCTAGTCGGTCTACCAGCCAACGCGTACTGTAAATCCGAAGTGTTCAACCAAGTGGTCAAATCCGTCGCAATCGTCGGATCATACGTTGGTAACAGAGCTGATACTCGTGAAGCTCTagatttctttgcaagaggCCTTGTCAAATCACCAATTAAGATTGTTGGACTCTCCACTTTGCCAGAAATTTACGAAAAGATGGAGAAGGGCCAAATCGTGGGTAGATACGTCGTTGACACCTCCAAATAA
- the ALE2 gene encoding Ale2p (similar to Saccharomyces cerevisiae YPR114W; ancestral locus Anc_3.437) — protein MWCRLLSKRGWIESSTILDNLHSIVYVALFYQVCFLLGKWFVFPVFVHWSHRKDEQKRRKLVHQSSVHFVSFIQSIVILYVAVECMWSENYRLEYPTALDRIFTSHRDTEVVCIFAVGYFTWDIYISTFYSTLPFVLHAVVSTLVFCIGLKPYIQYYAPVFLLFELSNPFLNIRWFAQRYLPRNNLVLNCLQTLNNITLLVVFFLARICWGWLQIGKLVYDFYQVHTDPRFLKLETLIIVGGNLVLDVLNVVWFSTMVSIAIKTICNKNNK, from the coding sequence ATGTGGTGCCGTCTTTTGTCAAAGCGCGGTTGGATCGAGTCTTCAACGATCCTCGACAACTTGCATTCGATCGTTTACGTTGCGTTGTTCTACCAAGTTTGCTTCTTATTGGGTAAATGGTTTGTTTTCCCTGTGTTTGTTCATTGGAGTCACCGTAAGGACGAGCAAAAGAGACGTAAACTTGTCCACCAGAGCTCAGTGCACTTTGTTTCGTTCATTCAGAGTATTGTAATCCTATATGTGGCAGTTGAATGTATGTGGTCTGAAAATTACAGGTTAGAGTACCCCACTGCATTAGATCGGATCTTTACGAGTCATCGGGATACTGAAGTAGTTTGTATCTTTGCCGTGGGTTACTTTACTTGGGACATCTACATTTCTACCTTTTACtcaactttaccatttgTTCTACACGCAGTGGTTTCCACCCTGGTTTTTTGCATTGGTCTTAAGCCCTACATCCAATACTATGCTCCAGTATTTCTACTCTTTGAACTCTCAAATCCATTCCTAAACATTAGGTGGTTCGCACAAAGGTACCTACCTCGGAACAACCTGGTTCTCAATTGTCTACAAACACTAAACAATATCACATTACTCGTGGTATTCTTTCTAGCGCGGATCTGTTGGGGTTGGTTGCAAATCGGTAAACTAGTCTACGATTTCTACCAAGTGCACACAGACCCcagatttttgaagttaGAAACACTGATCATTGTTGGTGGGAATCTAGTGCTCGATGTACTAAATGTCGTATGGTTCTCAACAATGGTATCGATCGCCATCAAGACTATATGCAACAAGAACAATAAATAG